One part of the Nitrospira sp. genome encodes these proteins:
- a CDS encoding FKBP-type peptidyl-prolyl cis-trans isomerase — protein sequence MRHVTGAVSAVVLLMSSLSWAAAPEPANDEQKTLYALGVAISQSLTPFTLNESELEFVKSGLADGVLKRSQKVDLQVYGPKIQQLQQVRSNALADIEKKAGAAFLTKAAAEPGAHKTESGAIVTTIKEGKGATPKAADTVKVHYHGTLIDGTVFDSSVKRGEPATFPLNQVIKCWTEAVQLIKVGGKSKLVCPSGIAYGDRGSPPVIKPGATLVFEVELLDIVKQ from the coding sequence CCTCATGTCCTCGCTCAGTTGGGCAGCCGCCCCAGAGCCGGCCAATGATGAGCAGAAAACGTTGTACGCTCTGGGTGTCGCCATCAGTCAATCACTCACGCCATTCACCTTGAACGAATCGGAACTTGAATTCGTCAAATCCGGGCTTGCCGACGGAGTCTTGAAGCGATCGCAGAAGGTGGATCTGCAAGTGTACGGGCCGAAAATTCAGCAACTGCAGCAGGTTCGCTCCAATGCGTTGGCCGACATTGAGAAGAAAGCCGGGGCTGCATTCTTAACCAAAGCCGCGGCCGAACCTGGCGCCCACAAAACAGAGTCGGGCGCCATCGTCACGACCATCAAGGAAGGCAAGGGAGCGACCCCGAAGGCCGCAGATACGGTGAAGGTGCATTACCATGGCACCCTGATCGACGGGACGGTCTTCGATAGTTCCGTCAAACGGGGCGAACCGGCCACGTTCCCGTTGAACCAGGTCATCAAGTGCTGGACCGAAGCCGTGCAACTCATCAAGGTCGGCGGCAAGAGCAAGCTGGTCTGCCCGTCCGGCATCGCCTATGGCGACCGTGGGTCACCCCCAGTCATCAAGCCAGGAGCCACCTTGGTCTTTGAAGTGGAATTGCTTGATATCGTGAAGCAATAG